The Bombus affinis isolate iyBomAffi1 chromosome 17, iyBomAffi1.2, whole genome shotgun sequence genome includes a region encoding these proteins:
- the LOC126926335 gene encoding uncharacterized protein LOC126926335 isoform X2, with product MNKEKKFFKKSHVNLGNFVMIDLEKDIGKHIDKKNQFQTQKKVKLLSRRFTQLENDALQLCIPIQVYDILGEIIGKKYDFRCNQAINTSGMLVNELTPYDFAHIYRSYIEEGRNSLSLYSEPKTPGTGTSGYHSITSPNDNESITLVYDEFEDEQNSSLRENDSSVNELQSMEEQNTINNNHESLFLNNSILKQAEKDESEKEHIQQSRVQNISIQNCSIQHFKNMNQTEEECQIRDSVQVNQIKKSDQNNDENIVQLSASDRIKYDKQINHFSKESQIFQLNESDNVRWKHGLPSMQKRGNQTTKVSIYSVDDINEYDWEPMPLIQGIKHVFSSNSSILKLPDYISLLETKFGSKKRKFTSKLYKPECLAKLVLRETELFKKKDATLCTKQKFKHLQKQEIEDFMKNFDECLNGIEKENDDSQYEAVTNVAIDFHVSQNQNDSTENSTEDITSRSYRNDSIENSIEDITSRSSSSTDIPLRSTICQNTADMLAESPNSSNNWRESLTSEISLSYSLPNYQTLIEDKMKKIFEQSNVITELDQTVAKWHASLQPKLAEAEMRPAFRIRDYSSHIIKVLQASKQKKINFDSVVQDKPAREVARYFLASLQLANTYNVEIKTESSDNDIEITLLNDRKNYVKN from the exons atgaataaagaaaagaaattttttaagaAGAGTCATGTTAATTTAGGAAATTTTGTAATGATTGACTTAGAAAAAGATATCGGGAAAcatattgataaaaaaaatcaATTTCAAACACAGAAGAAAGTTAAATTGTTAAGTCGTCGGTTTACACAATTAGAAAATGATGCCCTGCAATTATGCATTCCTATTCAAGTATATGATATTTTAGGAGAAATCATTGGAAAGAAATATGATTTTCG gTGCAATCAAGCCATAAATACAAGTGGAATGTTGGTGAATGAATTAACACCATATGATTTTGCTCATATATATAGATCTTATATTGAAGAGGGAAGAAATTCATTGTCATTATATTCAGAACCAAAAACTCCGGGTACAGGAACCTCAGGATATCATTCAATTACTTCACCAAATGATAATGAGTCTATTACACTTGTTTATGATGAATTTGAAGATGAACAAAATTCTTCATTAAGGGAAAACGATTCATCAGTAAATGAATTACAAAGTATGGAGGAACAAAACACAATAAACAATAATCATGAAAGTTTATTTCTTAATAATAGCATTTTAAAACAAGCTGAAAAGGATGAATCAGAAAAAGAACATATCCAACAAAGTAGGGTGCAAAATATTAGTATTCAAAATTGTTCAATTCAGCATTTCAAAAACATGAATCAAACTGAAGAAGAATGCCAAATTAGAGATTCAGTGCAAGTgaatcaaataaaaaaaagtgaTCAGAATAACGATGAAAATATAGTACAACTTAGTGCAAGTGATCGAATAAAATATGATAAGCAAATAAATCATTTCTCCAAAGAGAGTCAAATTTTTCAATTGAATGAATCAGATAATGTACGATGGAAACACGGATTACCTAGCATGCAGAAAAGAGG gaACCAAACAACAAAAGTATCAATATATTCTGTAGATGATATAAATGAATATGACTGGGAACCAATGCCTCTTATTCAAGGAATAAAGCATGTTTTTTCTAGCAATTCATCTATCCTGAAACTTCCAGACTACATTTCACTTTTGGAAACAAAATTTGGttct AAAAAACGTAAATTTACATCAAAACTGTACAAACCAGAATGTTTAGCAAAACTCGTTTTACGTGAAACTGAgttatttaaaaagaaagacGCTACTTTATGTACAAAACAGAAGTTTAAACATTTGCAGAAAC AGGAAATAGAAGACTTCATGAAGAATTTTGACGAATGTTTAAATGgtatagaaaaagaaaatgatgaTTCTCAATATGAAGCTGTGACAAATGTTGCTATAGATTTTCATGTATCCCAAAATCAAAATGATTCAACTGAGAATAGTACTGAGGATATAACAAGTAGAAGTTATCGAAATGATTCAATTGAAAATAGTATTGAGGATATAACGAGTAGAAGTTCTTCATCTACTGACATTCCATTACGATCAACAATTTGTCAAAATACAGCGGATATGCTTGCAGAATCTCCTAACTCGTCTAACAATTGGCGTGAATCTTTAACTTCAGAAATTAGTTTGTCTTATTCTTTGCCGAATTATCAAACATTAATTGAGGACAAAATGAAAAAGATTTTTGAACAGTCGAATGTTATCACAGAGTTAGATCAGACTGTAGCAAAGTGGCATGCCTCATTGCAACCAAAATTAGCGGAAGCTGAAATGAGACCTGCATTTCGAATTCGTGATTATTCATCTCATATAATAAAAGTGTTGCAAGCATCAAAacagaaaaaaattaatttcgataGTGTCGTTCAAGACAAGCCCGCTCGTGAAGTAGCTAGATATTTCTTAGCCTCGTTACAATtg GCAAATacgtacaatgtggaaataaaGACAGAGAGTAGTGATAACGACATAGAAATAACGTTGCTTAATGACAGAAAAAATTATGTAAAGAATTAA
- the LOC126926335 gene encoding uncharacterized protein LOC126926335 isoform X1 — translation MITVQDISKQLMKPAKDLADWKFPLSQILEEYYALLEEPCNINFGEAALILQNSTNIYVRRIEHLINEAEILRQTFFGYEEKGIKKCMNKEKKFFKKSHVNLGNFVMIDLEKDIGKHIDKKNQFQTQKKVKLLSRRFTQLENDALQLCIPIQVYDILGEIIGKKYDFRCNQAINTSGMLVNELTPYDFAHIYRSYIEEGRNSLSLYSEPKTPGTGTSGYHSITSPNDNESITLVYDEFEDEQNSSLRENDSSVNELQSMEEQNTINNNHESLFLNNSILKQAEKDESEKEHIQQSRVQNISIQNCSIQHFKNMNQTEEECQIRDSVQVNQIKKSDQNNDENIVQLSASDRIKYDKQINHFSKESQIFQLNESDNVRWKHGLPSMQKRGNQTTKVSIYSVDDINEYDWEPMPLIQGIKHVFSSNSSILKLPDYISLLETKFGSKKRKFTSKLYKPECLAKLVLRETELFKKKDATLCTKQKFKHLQKQEIEDFMKNFDECLNGIEKENDDSQYEAVTNVAIDFHVSQNQNDSTENSTEDITSRSYRNDSIENSIEDITSRSSSSTDIPLRSTICQNTADMLAESPNSSNNWRESLTSEISLSYSLPNYQTLIEDKMKKIFEQSNVITELDQTVAKWHASLQPKLAEAEMRPAFRIRDYSSHIIKVLQASKQKKINFDSVVQDKPAREVARYFLASLQLANTYNVEIKTESSDNDIEITLLNDRKNYVKN, via the exons atgaTTACTGTACAAGACATTAGTAAACAACTTATGAAACCAGCAAAAGATCTTGCTGATTGGAAATTTCCATTATCTCAG attttagaagAATATTATGCTTTATTAGAAGAACCGTGTAATATCAATTTCGGGGAAGCAGCGCTTATTCTACAAAATTCAACTAACATATACGTTCGAAGAATTGAACATCTAATCAATGAAGCAGAAATTTTAAGACAAACATTTTTCGGCTATGA ggaaaaaggaataaagaaGTGTatgaataaagaaaagaaattttttaagaAGAGTCATGTTAATTTAGGAAATTTTGTAATGATTGACTTAGAAAAAGATATCGGGAAAcatattgataaaaaaaatcaATTTCAAACACAGAAGAAAGTTAAATTGTTAAGTCGTCGGTTTACACAATTAGAAAATGATGCCCTGCAATTATGCATTCCTATTCAAGTATATGATATTTTAGGAGAAATCATTGGAAAGAAATATGATTTTCG gTGCAATCAAGCCATAAATACAAGTGGAATGTTGGTGAATGAATTAACACCATATGATTTTGCTCATATATATAGATCTTATATTGAAGAGGGAAGAAATTCATTGTCATTATATTCAGAACCAAAAACTCCGGGTACAGGAACCTCAGGATATCATTCAATTACTTCACCAAATGATAATGAGTCTATTACACTTGTTTATGATGAATTTGAAGATGAACAAAATTCTTCATTAAGGGAAAACGATTCATCAGTAAATGAATTACAAAGTATGGAGGAACAAAACACAATAAACAATAATCATGAAAGTTTATTTCTTAATAATAGCATTTTAAAACAAGCTGAAAAGGATGAATCAGAAAAAGAACATATCCAACAAAGTAGGGTGCAAAATATTAGTATTCAAAATTGTTCAATTCAGCATTTCAAAAACATGAATCAAACTGAAGAAGAATGCCAAATTAGAGATTCAGTGCAAGTgaatcaaataaaaaaaagtgaTCAGAATAACGATGAAAATATAGTACAACTTAGTGCAAGTGATCGAATAAAATATGATAAGCAAATAAATCATTTCTCCAAAGAGAGTCAAATTTTTCAATTGAATGAATCAGATAATGTACGATGGAAACACGGATTACCTAGCATGCAGAAAAGAGG gaACCAAACAACAAAAGTATCAATATATTCTGTAGATGATATAAATGAATATGACTGGGAACCAATGCCTCTTATTCAAGGAATAAAGCATGTTTTTTCTAGCAATTCATCTATCCTGAAACTTCCAGACTACATTTCACTTTTGGAAACAAAATTTGGttct AAAAAACGTAAATTTACATCAAAACTGTACAAACCAGAATGTTTAGCAAAACTCGTTTTACGTGAAACTGAgttatttaaaaagaaagacGCTACTTTATGTACAAAACAGAAGTTTAAACATTTGCAGAAAC AGGAAATAGAAGACTTCATGAAGAATTTTGACGAATGTTTAAATGgtatagaaaaagaaaatgatgaTTCTCAATATGAAGCTGTGACAAATGTTGCTATAGATTTTCATGTATCCCAAAATCAAAATGATTCAACTGAGAATAGTACTGAGGATATAACAAGTAGAAGTTATCGAAATGATTCAATTGAAAATAGTATTGAGGATATAACGAGTAGAAGTTCTTCATCTACTGACATTCCATTACGATCAACAATTTGTCAAAATACAGCGGATATGCTTGCAGAATCTCCTAACTCGTCTAACAATTGGCGTGAATCTTTAACTTCAGAAATTAGTTTGTCTTATTCTTTGCCGAATTATCAAACATTAATTGAGGACAAAATGAAAAAGATTTTTGAACAGTCGAATGTTATCACAGAGTTAGATCAGACTGTAGCAAAGTGGCATGCCTCATTGCAACCAAAATTAGCGGAAGCTGAAATGAGACCTGCATTTCGAATTCGTGATTATTCATCTCATATAATAAAAGTGTTGCAAGCATCAAAacagaaaaaaattaatttcgataGTGTCGTTCAAGACAAGCCCGCTCGTGAAGTAGCTAGATATTTCTTAGCCTCGTTACAATtg GCAAATacgtacaatgtggaaataaaGACAGAGAGTAGTGATAACGACATAGAAATAACGTTGCTTAATGACAGAAAAAATTATGTAAAGAATTAA